The Amblyomma americanum isolate KBUSLIRL-KWMA chromosome 6, ASM5285725v1, whole genome shotgun sequence genome has a window encoding:
- the LOC144094187 gene encoding uncharacterized protein LOC144094187 — MPLVPHGFQVHVAPEIVCTNAGTAEMPTPPRLFESCRKWDLQDGDFPAAEPAILKGLQVSSQEAIDLEKNTRQQSGSKMRKRARTHRLTASSFGVVVKRPTWTEKGLQNLTADKDLSRVRAVQYGIKSEQPAVQRYMAVMKVKGHDVEAFRRGLVVDPSCPWLRASPDRLLFDQCEIPSHGLLEVKCPYSLKGKTPDGMGDGHCLKKAGPWP; from the exons ATGCCTCTCGTGCCACATGGATTTCAAGTTCACGTGGCACCAGAAATAGTGTGCACAAATGCTGGCACTGCAGAAATGCCGACTCCACCACGACTGTTTGAGTCGTGTCGCAAGTGGGATCTACAAGATGGGGATTTCCCTGCCGCTGAACCAGCCATCCTTAAG GGTTTGCAAGTATCCAGCCAGGAGGCCATCGATCTCGAAAAGAACACGAGGCAGCAGTCTGGCAGCAAGATGAGGAAGAGAGCCCGCACCCATCGATTGACTGCTTCATCATTTGGGGTTGTGGTCAAGCGCCCTACGTGGACAGAGAAAGGCCTGCAGAACCTGACTGCAGACAAAGACCTTTCCCGTGTCAGGGCTGTTCA GTACGGCATTAAGAGTGAGCAGCCGGCTGTGCAGCGGTACATGGCTGTGATGAAAGTTAAGGGCCATGATGTCGAGGCCTTTCGGAGAGGATTGGTCGTGGACCCTTCGTGTCCATGGCTGAGAGCTTCACCGGACAGACTACTCTTCGACCAGTGCGAAATTCCTTCACATGGCCTTCTTGAGGTGAAGTGCCCATATAGTTTGAAGGGAAAAACTCCCGATGGTATGGGGGATGGGCACTGCCTCAAGAAGGCTGGACCGTGGCCATGA